The Lolium rigidum isolate FL_2022 chromosome 2, APGP_CSIRO_Lrig_0.1, whole genome shotgun sequence genomic interval ATTCACCAACCATTGGTGGGGGATAGTGATATAGAGCTTCAAACGGAGTCATCTTGAGCGAGGAATGGTATGAAGTATTATACCACCACTCCGCTGTCGCCAACCACTTGGTCCACTGCTTTGGTTCCTGGAATACCATACTGCGTAAATAGGCCTCCAAACATTGATTAACACGCTCGGTTTGTCGAAAACTGCAAGACCAAATGTATAGGAAATTCTACAACAAAATATGTATACAAGCACAGATCATACATCATAATCTATGCATCACTGAAACCGGAAATAACAACATATTAACCATAGACCAGCAACAACAGTGCAACAACAGAATAGTCCAGCAACAGGTTTAATAGTTTAAATAGGAGTACAAATAGGAGTCCAAAAGATAGCTGTTCAGAATCACGTTACAACCAGGCCATTCAAAGTTCAAGCATTCGGCCCCAAAATACGGTCATGAATTCAGTTCATGACTTAGCAGTCCAGCAACAGGTAGGCTGGTTAACAGTTTAGAACAGAAGTCCAAAAGACACAGGTCAGAATCACATTACAACCAGGCAATTCAAGCATTCAGTCCCAAAAATCAAACATGAATTCGGTTCAGACTTCAtggtctcccatccttcagccccAAAACGCGAACATGAATTAAGTTCCGACTTCACGTTCTTCCACCTTGCAACTAGAAAACACCAAATATCATGAAGGTGTTCCAGAGTGTATCATAAATTTTATGTAGTTGATTAACAAGGATAGCTTATTCAATTTCAAGGAAATTGGTTAACATTTTTTATGCACAGTTTATGTATTATGCAACACAAACAGATAGTCTAAATCGTAAACAAATTACATCAGCAACCCTAATCAGAAATGGCAACTTAAAGACAAAAATCAAAACAAGGAATTTACCTATCTTAATTGTAGAGGCTGTTGACGTTCTTGACCTTCCTGGCTTTCTTAAGCCGTGCAGATCTCCGGTTCGCCGAATTGCCATCACTTGTGCCCTCAATCTCATTTTCAACTTGGTCAGGTCCATCTTCTTCAACTTGACTTGGCACTCCTCCAtcagcttcactttcactatcatctgggtcgtcatcttcatcatcaatgTCAATGTGCtcattctgttcatcttcatcatcatcgcaaTCGATGTAgtcatcctcatcttcttcctccactaTCCTCTTTCTTTTCCTGCCATTGTCCTTAGTTCCAAGACGAGACTCTTTCCTTCTTGAGTTGAGGGAACGTAATTCCTCAAACACAGCACTAGCAGCATCCGTACCATCTAGGATTGCATGTTCTTCATCCTCCATCAACCACTCCATCATTGGATTTGATGCATCATACATGGCTGTATCCATCATCAGTGCACAAGGATCAACTTCCTTCTCTCTATAACTCTGTTTCGCATCATCTTGGTCTTCTTCAGCACGTATCTTCAATGTAATGAAAACAAATCCAACATTACTATAAAAACTATAGGCATAGGTAACTAGAGATTTTATGCATGGACAAGTGCAAAGCTAGGACAATAGATACCTTCAAGTTGTGGTGTACAGAAACAcatttgtggagcttgccatatagaagaCGGTTTCTTTGCTTTGTGTGGACCATGGCAAAAGCACTCCAATTCCTCTCACAGCCACTTGAGGACACACATTGTGAAACAATTCTCAATGCACACTTCTGCAGATTAGGAACTTCCCCTCCAAATTGGAACCACCACTCAGCTATATGAGTAAAACAAAGTTTAAATAATGAGAAGTTACAGAATTGATGGAATAGAGCTAACAAAGAGATAGATATAGGTACAATTACTTACTTGGTGCCATGGTTTCTGCAGAAGAGCGTGCCAGCCTTTGGCCAAACCTCCCACGGCATTCCCTATAAGTGATGATTTCATTAATAGCCAAAACAGCACTATCTGGGTCTGCTATCTTCTCGATGGCATTAGTTAGTGCAGAAGCATAATCTATAATCTTGCTCAAGTTGATCTGATAATGTGTGTAAGGATCAAGGACAACAGCTGCATAAGGAAAGAAGACAGAGAGAAGTTAATAGCCATAAGAAAAGACaaacaatatgaattatattagtTTTATAACTACTTGCAACCATTAATGTGTCTTTTTGCATCGCCACCATCCTCGTGGACACCTTGCTCATGACTCTCTGGAACATCCGTGACCCACCACCAAGATGAGCATCCATCTTCTGTATGGTTGTCATCATACTCTTCTTAAATCCAGATAGAGTGCATCTCTTTTGCGTATCAGCATACCGGAGGGATTTATAGAGTGGCTCCAACAGAGCAAGAACCCACTCTAAGGCTGCCCACCACATATTACTAGATAGTAACTCTTCAGAAAACACATAATCAGCATCATTCTTCCAAATACTTCCCTTCCAATCGTCAGACACCATCCATTTCCTAAattgatccttcttttgatgaTAGCTCTCAAGGAACATGAAAACAGTTCCAAACCGGGTGGCATTAGGTTTTATCAGTTCACCACCAACATTCTTTTTCATGCTATCATGTAGGCTGTTATGATTATGGAAAAACCTACAGATTTGCTTTGCACTTTTAACTATCACATCAACTTCACGAAATTTGGCTATGTCCTTCAGCATAAGATTAACTGTATGGGCGGCACATGGCTGCCATACAATATGACTGTACTCTGGTTCTTCTACAAGAGTTCTACAAGCTTTCTTGTAATTTGACCCATTGTCAGTTACAATTTCGCTGGGTTGATTGACGGGATAATAGGGATGGGATGGCAGTGGGACGCGGGATTAATGGAGAATCCCATCTCACTTAAATTTTAGGTCCTGGGGATGCTGGTGGGGTCGATGAGCGCCCATGCACGCTCCGCGTATTGCCCCGCGGTTCGGCGGTTGTCGGCCATCGTGGATCGGCTGCGTGGCTGCGTGAACAGAAGCGCCGCCGCTGAAGCATTGCTGGCGCCCAAGCCGAAGTACTCTTCGTCCATGGATTGCTCTCGAGCGAGCTTTGGCCTGTCCGGCTCGCCCACGGATGCAAGATGAAGCTCGCCGGGACGGTCGGCCAAGTTTGATTTGATTAGGAGACGAACTGGAGAGGAGTCCGATCGTTTCTCGTTCGCACGCGGTTTGGTTTGTGAAGAGAGCAGTCCGAAACTCCGAACTCCGAAACAGAGCGTGATTTAGTTTGCTTGGAAATCGGTAAACCTCAGTCTATTTAAGCAAGACACCAACTTCCAACTCCAAACTCGATCGACAACCCCGACTCACCGCGACACGCGATTCCCTCGGGGACTAGTAGAAGTCGAAGCAGTCCGCACGTCCGCAGCCAGCACCGCCGCATCCGATGGCatccacgccggcgccggcgcggcagCAGCGCTCCCCCGACGAGGTCGAGGACATCATCCTCCGCAAGATCCTCCTCATCACCTTCACGCCACCATCCTCGCCCAACcccgccgtcgcctacctcgagcTCACAGCCGCCGAGCTCCTGTCCGAGTCGCGCCCCCTCCTCGCGCTGCGCGACAACGCCGAGCGCATCCTCATCGGCCGGCTCTCCCTCGCGGACCCGCCCGCAAACTCGCCGCCCCCCttcgccttcctcgccgccgccttccgccGCGCTGCCGACGAGGCACGCAAGATCACCACAATCCGCGACGCCGGCCTCCAGGCGCGCCTCAGGACATCCATCGCCCACACCCACGGACTCATCCTCTACTACGCGCGCATCGTCGCCAGTAACCCAACCATCTTCCCGTCGCCACCCAATGCGCCCCACCCGGCCGCGGAGCTGCTCATCTTTCTACTCGCCGAGGCCACCGACTCGCTAGACCCTACCCCGGCTCCCGGCGCCCTGCCGCCGCCGGGCTTTCTGGACGAGCTCCTCGGGAACGTGGACTACGAGGCTGTCAAGCCGGTGATGGGCGAGTTGTACGAGCGTCTCAGGCAGAGAGTTGACAAGGTGTCAGCGCTCGGCGACTTCCAGCGGCCACTCCGTGTGCTCAGGCGGCTGGTCGGAATCCCTACCTGCGCCAAGGCTCTAGTGCAACACCCCAAGTGGATTCCAAAGAATCAAACTATGCTCATTGGGGAAGGAAGAGCCATGGAGCTCTCCAGCTTGCTCGGAGCCTTCTTCCACGTGAGCGCGATCCCCGACCATGAGTTCGCAAGCAAGCCCGATGTCGGCCAACAGTGCTTCTCCTCACTCCGGCCAGCTGACTTAATGTCATCTTTCTCTACTATCAAGAGTGTTATGAATTGCTTGCAGGACGGACTAACGGATGTTCTTTTGGTGCTGCTTAAAAATCTGGAGACTCGAGACAAGGTCCTTGAGTACCTAGCAGAGGTGATCAACAAAAATGTGGGAAGATCCGGCATGCAGGTGGACCCTTTGAAATGCGCTAGCTCGGGTATGTTTGTCAATCTTAGCGCTGTGATGCTCCGTCTATGCGAGCCTTTCTTGGATCAAATGGAGTCTAAGAAGGACAAGATCGATGTCAAGTATCTGTTCTGCAACGACAGAATCAATTTCAAAGATTTGACCGCGATCAGTGCCTCTTCAGAACAAGTGTCTTCATGGACAGAGAGCTGGAGCCATGCACATGCTCAAGATGATCCCTGTGATGGAGTGGCTTGCTCAGGCAAAATTAGTAGTTCAGAGAGAGGCTCGAAAAAACAGAATTTCTCGTTTATTTGTGAATGTTTCTTCATGACAGCAAGGGTGCTCAATATGGGGTTGATGAAAGCTCTAGCAGACTTCAAACACCTCTCTCAGGATCTCGCAACATATGAAGATGATTTGGAATCAAACAAAACATTGAGAGAACAATCCGTAAGTTCACCACAACTTGAGCAAGATATAGAACGCTTGGAGAAGATGGTCGCGGCTTTATCACAAGAGAATTACTGCTATGAAGCTCAGATACTAACAGACGGTGATTTTCTTCAGCGTGCACTATCTTTCCACAgattaatgatattgtggtcagcAGATCTTGTTGGCGGATTTAAGATGCCTTTGCCATCACAATGCCCCAAGGAGTTTTCTTGCATTCCGGAGCATTTTCTTGATGATGCCATGGATTTACTTGCCCTAACCTCTGGAGTTGATAAAGCTTTGGAAGGCTTCCCATTGGATGACTTCCTCAATTTCAACATCATGTTCATGGCCAGTTCTTCTTACATTAAAAATCCTTATCTGAAAGCAAAGATGGTTGAAGTTTTGAATTGCTGGATGCCACAAAGAAGCGGGTTGACATCCACAGCCTCGTTATTTGAGGGGCACCAACTATGCCTTGATTATCTAGTAATAAACCTTCTAAAGCTTTATGTGGACATTGAGTTTACTGGCTCTCATACACA includes:
- the LOC124693233 gene encoding uncharacterized protein LOC124693233, whose translation is MLAHRGGEHPQVEAARLCRHPRPPGYSSSCALDSTMGSLTPGGSTCRLAAVVLDPYTHYQINLSKIIDYASALTNAIEKIADPDSAVLAINEIITYRECRGRFGQRLARSSAETMAPTEWWFQFGGEVPNLQKCALRIVSQCVSSSGCERNWSAFAMVHTKQRNRLLYGKLHKCVSVHHNLKIRAEEDQDDAKQSYREKEVDPCALMMDTAMYDASNPMMEWLMEDEEHAILDGTDAASAVFEELRSLNSRRKESRLGTKDNGRKRKRIVEEEDEDDYIDCDDDEDEQNEHIDIDDEDDDPDDSESEADGGVPSQVEEDGPDQVENEIEGTSDGNSANRRSARLKKARKVKNVNSLYN
- the LOC124693231 gene encoding probable ubiquitin conjugation factor E4; translation: MGELYERLRQRVDKVSALGDFQRPLRVLRRLVGIPTCAKALVQHPKWIPKNQTMLIGEGRAMELSSLLGAFFHVSAIPDHEFASKPDVGQQCFSSLRPADLMSSFSTIKSVMNCLQDGLTDVLLVLLKNLETRDKVLEYLAEVINKNVGRSGMQVDPLKCASSGMFVNLSAVMLRLCEPFLDQMESKKDKIDVKYLFCNDRINFKDLTAISASSEQVSSWTESWSHAHAQDDPCDGVACSGKISSSERGSKKQNFSFICECFFMTARVLNMGLMKALADFKHLSQDLATYEDDLESNKTLREQSVSSPQLEQDIERLEKMVAALSQENYCYEAQILTDGDFLQRALSFHRLMILWSADLVGGFKMPLPSQCPKEFSCIPEHFLDDAMDLLALTSGVDKALEGFPLDDFLNFNIMFMASSSYIKNPYLKAKMVEVLNCWMPQRSGLTSTASLFEGHQLCLDYLVINLLKLYVDIEFTGSHTQFFDKFNIRHNIAELLEYLWDVPSHRHAWRQIAKQEEKGVYLNFLNFLINDSIYLLDESLNRILELKDIETEMANIVAWNSRPAKEREERLRVFHQSENVVRFDMKLANEGVGMLAFTSEQIPAPLLLPEMVERVASMLNYFLLQLAGPQRKSLTVKDPKKYEFKPKQLLTKIATIYVHIARGDKEDIFPAAISKDGRSYNEELFASAGNILWKIGVDPQIIQEFTQLAGKAKTAASEAMDAEAILGDIPDEFLDPIQYTLMEDPVILPSSRVTIDRPVIVRHLLSDSTDPFNRSHLTQDMLLPDTDLKLRIQEFVRCQQFRARSAADSEMGEPDGAADMVE